The following proteins are co-located in the Pseudomonadota bacterium genome:
- a CDS encoding type 1 glutamine amidotransferase, with translation MICKTDHTSPYLLSFSNPSASFIEEVGVVKRMYAEMDRKIVIIKHVEREGAGLLEDFFKNDGWELEFVELEKGDRLPEHLDGVAGIILLGGPMNVYQEDGHPFLKDEDRLITRSLVEEIPILGICLGAQLLAKACDARVEKATQKEIGWYPAELTDKGKKDLLFRGIQERIMVFQWHEDTLEVPQGGVLLAHGEACKNQAFRIGNNAYGLQFHIEVTEEMVGSWMKNEEGKVDIKKILNDTRKLKEVFEKQAYQFFLNFEGIISSSLRIKNVMKLFVEEGKKYKKKKIPLWWNIKEHTFMTEKESK, from the coding sequence TTGATATGTAAGACCGACCATACCTCCCCCTATCTCCTCTCTTTCTCAAACCCCTCTGCTTCGTTCATTGAGGAGGTAGGGGTTGTAAAAAGGATGTATGCAGAGATGGATAGAAAAATTGTAATCATTAAGCATGTTGAGCGTGAGGGAGCTGGGCTCCTGGAAGACTTTTTCAAAAATGATGGGTGGGAGCTTGAGTTCGTTGAACTGGAAAAAGGCGATAGATTGCCCGAACATCTTGATGGAGTGGCAGGGATAATCCTTCTCGGTGGGCCGATGAATGTGTATCAGGAGGATGGCCATCCTTTCTTGAAAGATGAGGACAGGCTTATCACAAGGTCATTGGTAGAAGAAATTCCGATACTGGGTATCTGTTTAGGTGCCCAGCTTCTGGCAAAAGCCTGCGATGCCCGTGTAGAAAAAGCCACTCAAAAAGAAATAGGCTGGTATCCTGCAGAATTAACCGATAAAGGCAAGAAAGATCTGTTGTTCAGAGGCATACAGGAGCGAATCATGGTTTTTCAGTGGCATGAAGATACCCTTGAAGTACCGCAAGGTGGCGTACTACTGGCTCATGGTGAAGCATGTAAAAACCAGGCATTCAGGATAGGCAATAACGCCTATGGTCTTCAATTCCATATTGAGGTAACAGAGGAGATGGTGGGGTCATGGATGAAAAATGAAGAAGGAAAGGTGGATATAAAAAAAATCCTTAATGACACCAGGAAATTGAAAGAGGTTTTTGAAAAACAGGCTTATCAATTTTTTCTCAATTTTGAAGGCATCATATCATCATCCCTTCGTATCAAGAATGTGATGAAATTGTTTGTGGAAGAGGGGAAAAAGTATAAAAAGAAAAAAATTCCACTCTGGTGGAATATTAAAGAACATACATTTATGACGGAGAAGGAGAGTAAATGA